The following coding sequences are from one Salvelinus namaycush isolate Seneca chromosome 23, SaNama_1.0, whole genome shotgun sequence window:
- the LOC120018750 gene encoding 52 kDa repressor of the inhibitor of the protein kinase-like, with amino-acid sequence MPNFCAAPNCTRKSTQSDLAFFRFPRDPERCRLWVENCRRADLEAKTSDQLNKHYRLCAKHFDPAMVCKTSPYRTVLKDTAIPTIFDLTSHLKNPHSRHRKRIKELTEEDIRRIKERRLASSIEQLHSKKDIEATEGQDAAEEEIKLSAEEKNFRDYLRSLFEIVVMLGKQNIPLETNVPEGVERDPSNFQALLEYRINAGDEALRRRFEATAVNVEYLSASQQSQLLEVCEGTVREEVLMEVRESRFFSLVTGDLVEFARERHLPLFLRFVDQSNALREEFLDFLPFEGDEASLVEKLETQVTDGWGLRMEDCRGQAHVATGTFATKMKAVAVGLMGKYPMAMHTPCSTCALNIHLANSLPFPSVQVVMATLRKIDVFFKQSPSLQAELEKAISVYHQENYEKAAELKEACSSNWTEQHNVFELTVDLLESLLLCMDCIRDNENVKFPDAVTGDAYSIAETLADFEFIVTLVILKNALSFTRAFGKNLQGEALDVFFAANSLTAVLHSLNEVFDNIEVYHEFWFEEAVNLAGTMEIPVKVPRLFLRRHRSADAGEIPPETYFKEYVTVPVIRGVIDEVDDIFSQSNLKALKCLSLVPAIMGQMKFNTSEENHADVYCKDLPNPDTLPAELHCWKIKWKHRSKEVRLPSTIHETLQLSDVKFFPNVNCFLKVLTTLPVLMLEDSNSSETSRKRLQTYLSDTPIKQRCKSLAVLHINSHVKHDLDVMVDKYCRLYPEEEPEHGVEAEISTVVI; translated from the exons ATGCCCAATTTTTGCGCGGCTCCAAATTGCACCAGAAAGAGCACTCAATCCGATTTGGCTTTTTTCAGATTTCCAAGAGATCCAGAAAG ATGTAGGCTCTGGGTTGAGAACTGTCGCCGGGCCGATCTGGAGGCAAAAACATCAGACCAACTCAATAAACACTACAGACTGTGTGCCAAACACTTTGACCCGGCTATGGTTTGTAAAACA AGCCCTTACAGAACAGTACTGAAGGATACTGCTATTCCAACCATATTTGATTTAACAAGCCACCTCAAAAATCCTCATAGCAGACATCGCAAGCGGATCAAAGAATTG ACTGAAGAAGACATAAGGAGAATTAAAGAGAGAAGAT TGGCATCCTCCATTGAACAGCTCCACTCAAAGAAAGACATTGAGGCAACCGAGGGTCAAGATGCCGCTGAGGAGGAAATCAAGCTGTCCGCAGAGGAAAAGAACTTCCGAGATTACCTGAGGTCTCTTTTTGAGATCGTTGTCATGCTAGGAAAGCAGAACATCCCATTGGAGACCAATGTCCcagaaggagtagagagagatccCAGTAATTTCCAGGCCCTATTGGAGTACCGCATTAATGCTGGCGACGAGGCTCTGAGGAGGCGGTTTGAGGCCACAGCAGTGAATGTGGAGTACCTCTCCGCGTCCCAGCAGAGCCAGCTCCTTGAAGTCTGCGAGGGCACTGTCAGAGAGGAGGTCCTCATGGAGGTGAGAGAGAGTCGCTTTTTCTCACTGGTCACAGGGGATCTGGTGGAGTTTGCTAGGGAGAGACACCTGCCTCTCTTCCTGCGGTTTGTAGACCAGTCCAATGCTCTCAGGGAGGAGTTCTTGGACTTTCTGCCGTTCGAGGGGGACGAGGCCTCACTGGTAGAGAAGCTGGAGACCCAGGTGACAGACGGGTGGGGGCTGAGAATGGAGGACTGCCGCGGCCAGGCTCATGTAGCCACCGGCACCTTCGCCACTAAGATGAAAGCTGTGGCAGTCGGACTGATGGGAAAGTACCCCATGGCAATGCACACGCCTTGTTCCACCTGCGCACTGAATATCCACCTGGCCAACAGCCTTCCCTTCCCCAGCGTGCAGGTTGTCATGGCAACCCTGAGAAAGATTGATGTCTTCTTTAAGCAGTCTCCCTCTTTGCAGGCTGAGCTGGAGAAGGCCATCTCTGTTTACCACCAAGAAAATTATGAGAAGGCAGCCGAGCTGAAGGAGGCCTGTAGCTCTAACTGGACAGAGCAGCACAACGTGTTTGAACTGACTGTGGACCTGCTTGAGTCCCTCCTGCTGTGCATGGACTGCATTCGGGACAATGAGAATGTCAAGTTCCCTGATGCTGTAACTGGGGACGCCTACTCGATCGCAGAGACCCTGGCTGACTTCGAGTTCATTGTCACCTTGGTCATCCTGAAAAACGCTCTTTCTTTCACACGAGCCTTTGGCAAAAACCTGCAAGGGGAAGCCCTTGATGTGTTTTTCGCTGCCAACAGTCTAACAGCTGTCCTGCACTCTCTGAATGAAGTTTTTGACAACATTGAAGTCTACCATGAGTTTTGGTTTGAGGAGGCTGTGAATCTGGCGGGTACCATGGAGATCCCAGTGAAGGTGCCTCGTCTGTTCCTCCGGAGGCACCGTTCGGCCGACGCAGGCGAGATCCCTCCAGAGACTTACTTCAAGGAGTACGTGACAGTCCCTGTGATCCGCGGCGTCATCGATGAGGTGGATGACATCTTCTCCCAGAGCAACCTCAAAGCCCTCAAGTGCCTGTCCCTGGTCCCTGCCATCATGGGCCAGATGAAGTTCAACACCTCAGAGGAGAACCATGCAGATGTGTACTGCAAGGACCTCCCCAACCCAGACACGCTGCCCGCTGAGCTGCATTGCTGGAAGATCAAATGGAAGCACCGGAGCAAGGAGGTCCGCCTGCCCTCCACCATCCACGAGACACTTCAGCTGTCAGACGTCAAGTTCTTCCCCAACGTCAACTGCTTCCTGAAGGTCCTGACCACCTTGCCTGTCCTGATGCTGGAGGACAGCAACAGCTCTGAGACATCCAGGAAACGCCTGCAAACTTATCTCAGTGACACACCTATCAAACAAAGGTGCAAGAGTCTGGCTGTGCTCCACATAAACTCTCACGTTAAGCATGACCTGGATGTCATGGTTGACAAATACTGCAGACTGTACCCTGAGGAGGAGCCTGAACATGGGGTTGAGGCTGAGATCAGCACTGTGGTGATATAG
- the LOC120018707 gene encoding microtubule-associated protein 6-like produces MAWPCITRACCINRFWSELDKADIAVPLVFTKYSDVAEVQHLHPQPPSRQTRTGPITIETQPSHSEQEAATGAASGKHGCSASVMRQDFREWKDIRPEPSCKPKNEYHPSATPFHNVTQYQKDYKPWPVPKKGDHPWIPKPSPTASFDAQERGVGTTTKHATTEHESGVEKSEIEEKVQEKVSKERKKKPVKKEKTVEKKLSAKMEVQPPADVTVEGKGRAAADALNRQIKQVVSTGTGSSYRNEFKAYKDVKPVKSTKPQSQYKPPADDKDKSSLETSYSATYKGEQAKVQPTDNKLLERRRIRSLYNEPGGKETTKVDKTKTKAKKTTTTSKMVKKAKEKTIAGALSTKKKTSTSTKPDESKPEGGIISKKSKEISNRLAEAKK; encoded by the exons ATGGCCTGGCCGTGCATCACACGGGCTTGCTGCATTAACCGCTTCTGGAGTGAGTTAGACAAAGCGGACATCGCTGTGCCTTTGGTTTTCACGAAATATTCGGATGTGGCTGAGGTGCAACATCTCCACCCTCAGCCTCCATCTAGACAGACGAGGACCGGCCCCATCACCATAGAAACCCAGCCTTCTCACAGTGAACAGGAGGCGGCGACTGGTGCCGCATCAGGAAAACATGGCTGTAGTGCGTCTGTGATGCGCCAGGATTTCAGGGAATGGAAAGATATACGCCCGGAGCCCAGCTGCAAACCCAAGAATGAATATCACCCCTCCGCGACACCTTTCCACAACGTAACACAGTATCAGAAGGATTATAAACCATGGCCTGTCCCGAAAAAGGGAGACCACCCCTGGATCCCCAAACCCAGCCCAACTGCCTCCTTCGATGCCCAAGAACGGGGCGTGGGGACCACAACGAAGCATGCAACTACAGAGCACGAGAGCGGTGTGGAGAAGAGTGAAATTGAAGAAAAGGTGCAAGAGAAAGTATCCAAAGAGAGGAAAAAGAAACCAGTGAAGAAGGAGAAAACTgtagagaagaaattgagtgccAAAATGGAGGTACAGCCACCGGCAGATGTCACTGTGGAGGGGAAAGGAAGGGCAGCAGCAGACGCGCTGAACAGACAGATTAAACAGGTCGTCTCAACTGGCACTGGCAGCTCTTATAG AAATGAGTTCAAGGCGTACAAAGATGTGAAGCCAGTGAAGTCAACCAAGCCCCAGTCTCAGTACAAACCGCCTGCGGATGACAAGGACAAGTCCAGCCTGGAGACCAGCTACAGCGCCACCTACAAGGGGGAGCAGGCTAAGGTGCAGCCCACTGACAACAAGCTGCTGGAGCGCAGGAGGATACGCAGCCTGTACAATGAGCCGGGCGGCAAGGAGACCACCAAG GTGGACAAGACAAAAACCAAAGCAAAAAAGACAACGACAACGAGCAAAATGGTGAAAAAGGCGAAAGAGAAGACCATCGCTGGTGCACTGTCAACCAAGAAGAAAACCTCCACGAGCACCAAGCCAGACGAGTCCAAGCCAGAGGGAGGCATTATCTCAAAGAAGAGCAAAGAGATAAGCAATAGACTGGCTGAGGCAAAAAAGTAA
- the LOC120018162 gene encoding dual specificity tyrosine-phosphorylation-regulated kinase 1A-like isoform X1, whose translation MHPGGETSACKPSSVRLAPSFSFHAAGLQMAAPMPHTHQQYSDRHQPSTDQTAAVLPYNDQTQQLTANPRHMPQCFRDPTLAPLRKLSIDLIKTYKQINEVYYAKKKRRHQTGQGEDSSHKKERKVFNDGYDDDNYDYIVKNGEKWMDRYEIDSLIGKGSFGQVVKAYDRVEQEWVAIKIIKNKKAFLNQAQIEVRLLELMNKHDTEMKYYIVHLKRHFMFRNHLCLVFEMLSYNLYDLLRNTNFRGVSLNLTRKFAQQLCTALLFLATPELSIIHCDLKPENILLCNPKRSAIKIVDFGSSCQLGQRIYQYIQSRFYRSPEVLLGMPYDLAIDMWSLGCILVEMHTGEPLFSGANEVDQMNKIVEVLGIPPNHIMDLAPKARKFFEKLSDGTWSVKKTKDGKRYKPPASRKLHSIMGVEAGGPGGRRAGESGHAVADYLKFKDLILRMLDYDPKSRIQPYYALQHSFFKKTADEGTNTSSSVSTSPALEQSQSSGTTSSTSSSSGGSSGTSTSGRARSDPTHHHLHSGGHFGAVMPAIDGDTLCPQARKPYPPPLVWGGGVGPEPVTGETHPVQETTFHVPPQHPKALHPHSHPHHHHGQVMATRPRPRHYTSPTHSSSTQDSMEVVHGHLSMTSLSSSASSSSTSSSSTGNHGNQAYQLRHLPFGHHGGLSMGMGAFSNPRQETGMAAHPAYPMGTNTGPAHYLPEGHLGLRQGMDREESPMTGVCVQQSSMASS comes from the exons GAGGAGAGACTTCAGCATGCAAACCTTCGTCCGTCCGGCTTGCGCCCTCTTTTTCTTTCCACGCTGCTGGTCTTCAGATGGCTGCTCCAATGCCCCATACGCACCAGCAGTACAGTGACCGCCACCAGCCGAGCACTGACCAAACTGCTGCGGTCCTACCGTACAACGACCAAACGCAACAGCTCACTGCCAACCCG AGGCACATGCCCCAGTGCTTTCGTGACCCTACTTTGGCTCCCCTGCGGAAGCTCTCTATAGACCTTATCAAAACCTATAAACAGATCAATGAG GTCTATTATGCAAAAAAGAAGCGACGGCACCAAACAGGTCAGGGTGAAGACTCCAGTCacaagaaagagaggaaggtCTTCAATGATGGCTACGACGATGACAACTACGATTACATTGTCAAGAATGGGGAGAAGTGGATGGACCGCTATGAGATTGACTCCTTGATAGGCAAAGGGTCATTTGGACAG GTTGTAAAAGCTTATGACCGTGTAGAGCAGGAGTGGGTTGCCATCAAGATCATCAAGAACAAGAAAGCTTTTCTCAATCAAGCCCAGATTGAAGTGCGCCTCCTAGAGCTCATGAACAAACATGACACTGAGATGAAATACTACATAG TTCACCTGAAACGTCACTTCATGTTCCGGAACCACCTCTGCCTGGTGTTTGAGATGCTCTCATACAACCTGTACGACCTGCTGCGAAACACCAACTTCCGTGGTGTCTCTCTCAACCTGACCAGGAAGTTTGCTCAGCAGCTTTGCACTGCGCTGCTGTTCCTGGCCACACCCGAGCTCAGCATCATCCACTGTGACCTGAAGCCAGAGAACATCCTGCTGTGCAACCCCAAGAGGAGCGCCATCAAGATAGTGGACTTTGGCAGCTCCTGCCAACTGGGACAGAGG ATATACCAGTACATTCAGAGTCGTTTTTACCGCTCCCCAGAGGTGCTGCTGGGCATGCCCTATGACCTGGCCATCGACATGTGGTCCCTTGGCTGCATCCTGGTGGAGATGCACACTGGGGAGCCCCTCTTCAGTGGAGCCAACGAG GTGGACCAGATGAATAAGATAGTTGAAGTTCTTGGTATCCCCCCCAATCACATTATGGACCTAGCCCCAAAAGCCAGGAAGTTCTTTGAGAAGCTATCGGATGGCACATGGAGTGTTAAGAAGACCAAAGATGGCAAAAGG TATAAGCCTCCAGCCTCTCGGAAGCTCCACTCCATCATGGGTGTAGAGGCCGGTGGTCCAGGTGGCCGGCGGGCGGGGGAGTCTGGCCATGCTGTTGCTGACTATTTGAAGTTCAAGGACCTGATCCTTCGTATGTTGGACTATGACCCCAAGAGCCGCATCCAGCCCTACTACGCCCTGCAGCACAGCTTCTTCAAGAAGACTGCAGACGAGGGGACCAACACGAGCAGCAGTGTGTCTACCAGCCCAGCGCTGGAGCAGTCCCAGTCCTCTGGAACCAcctccagcacctcctccagctcAG GAGGGTCGTCTGGGACAAGTACCAGTGGTAGAGCGAGGTCAGACCCCACCCATCACCACCTACACAGTGGAGGGCACTTTGGGGCAGTAATGCCAGCCATCGACGGTGACACCCTCTGTCCACAG GCAAGAAAGCCTTACCCTCCCCCATTGGTGTGGGGAGGTGGGGTCGGACCAGAGCCGGTGACCGGAGAGACCCACCCAGTCCAGGAGACCACCTTCCACGTCCCCCCTCAGCACCCCAAGGCCCTGCACCCCCACTCCCACCCCCATCATCACCACGGGCAGGTGATGGCCACACGGCCCCGCCCGCGGCACTACACCTCCCCCACACACAGCTCCTCCACACAAGACTCCATGGAGGTGGTGCATGGCCATCTGTCCATGacctccctgtcttcctctgcctcctcttcctccacatcTTCCTCTTCCACTGGGAATCACGGCAACCAGGCCTACCAGCTCCGCCACCTGCCTTTTGGGCATCATGGCGGGCTGAGCATGGGGATGGGCGCCTTCTCGAACCCCCGGCAGGAGACAGGCATGGCTGCCCACCCCGCTTACCCCATGGGCACAAACACGGGGCCGGCTCACTACCTACCGGAGGGCCACCTGGGCTTGAGGCAGGGCATGGACCGGGAGGAGTCTCCCATGACTGGAGTGTGTGTGCAGCAGAGTTCCATGGCCAGCTCGTGA
- the LOC120018162 gene encoding dual specificity tyrosine-phosphorylation-regulated kinase 1A-like isoform X2, translated as MAAPMPHTHQQYSDRHQPSTDQTAAVLPYNDQTQQLTANPRHMPQCFRDPTLAPLRKLSIDLIKTYKQINEVYYAKKKRRHQTGQGEDSSHKKERKVFNDGYDDDNYDYIVKNGEKWMDRYEIDSLIGKGSFGQVVKAYDRVEQEWVAIKIIKNKKAFLNQAQIEVRLLELMNKHDTEMKYYIVHLKRHFMFRNHLCLVFEMLSYNLYDLLRNTNFRGVSLNLTRKFAQQLCTALLFLATPELSIIHCDLKPENILLCNPKRSAIKIVDFGSSCQLGQRIYQYIQSRFYRSPEVLLGMPYDLAIDMWSLGCILVEMHTGEPLFSGANEVDQMNKIVEVLGIPPNHIMDLAPKARKFFEKLSDGTWSVKKTKDGKRYKPPASRKLHSIMGVEAGGPGGRRAGESGHAVADYLKFKDLILRMLDYDPKSRIQPYYALQHSFFKKTADEGTNTSSSVSTSPALEQSQSSGTTSSTSSSSGGSSGTSTSGRARSDPTHHHLHSGGHFGAVMPAIDGDTLCPQARKPYPPPLVWGGGVGPEPVTGETHPVQETTFHVPPQHPKALHPHSHPHHHHGQVMATRPRPRHYTSPTHSSSTQDSMEVVHGHLSMTSLSSSASSSSTSSSSTGNHGNQAYQLRHLPFGHHGGLSMGMGAFSNPRQETGMAAHPAYPMGTNTGPAHYLPEGHLGLRQGMDREESPMTGVCVQQSSMASS; from the exons ATGGCTGCTCCAATGCCCCATACGCACCAGCAGTACAGTGACCGCCACCAGCCGAGCACTGACCAAACTGCTGCGGTCCTACCGTACAACGACCAAACGCAACAGCTCACTGCCAACCCG AGGCACATGCCCCAGTGCTTTCGTGACCCTACTTTGGCTCCCCTGCGGAAGCTCTCTATAGACCTTATCAAAACCTATAAACAGATCAATGAG GTCTATTATGCAAAAAAGAAGCGACGGCACCAAACAGGTCAGGGTGAAGACTCCAGTCacaagaaagagaggaaggtCTTCAATGATGGCTACGACGATGACAACTACGATTACATTGTCAAGAATGGGGAGAAGTGGATGGACCGCTATGAGATTGACTCCTTGATAGGCAAAGGGTCATTTGGACAG GTTGTAAAAGCTTATGACCGTGTAGAGCAGGAGTGGGTTGCCATCAAGATCATCAAGAACAAGAAAGCTTTTCTCAATCAAGCCCAGATTGAAGTGCGCCTCCTAGAGCTCATGAACAAACATGACACTGAGATGAAATACTACATAG TTCACCTGAAACGTCACTTCATGTTCCGGAACCACCTCTGCCTGGTGTTTGAGATGCTCTCATACAACCTGTACGACCTGCTGCGAAACACCAACTTCCGTGGTGTCTCTCTCAACCTGACCAGGAAGTTTGCTCAGCAGCTTTGCACTGCGCTGCTGTTCCTGGCCACACCCGAGCTCAGCATCATCCACTGTGACCTGAAGCCAGAGAACATCCTGCTGTGCAACCCCAAGAGGAGCGCCATCAAGATAGTGGACTTTGGCAGCTCCTGCCAACTGGGACAGAGG ATATACCAGTACATTCAGAGTCGTTTTTACCGCTCCCCAGAGGTGCTGCTGGGCATGCCCTATGACCTGGCCATCGACATGTGGTCCCTTGGCTGCATCCTGGTGGAGATGCACACTGGGGAGCCCCTCTTCAGTGGAGCCAACGAG GTGGACCAGATGAATAAGATAGTTGAAGTTCTTGGTATCCCCCCCAATCACATTATGGACCTAGCCCCAAAAGCCAGGAAGTTCTTTGAGAAGCTATCGGATGGCACATGGAGTGTTAAGAAGACCAAAGATGGCAAAAGG TATAAGCCTCCAGCCTCTCGGAAGCTCCACTCCATCATGGGTGTAGAGGCCGGTGGTCCAGGTGGCCGGCGGGCGGGGGAGTCTGGCCATGCTGTTGCTGACTATTTGAAGTTCAAGGACCTGATCCTTCGTATGTTGGACTATGACCCCAAGAGCCGCATCCAGCCCTACTACGCCCTGCAGCACAGCTTCTTCAAGAAGACTGCAGACGAGGGGACCAACACGAGCAGCAGTGTGTCTACCAGCCCAGCGCTGGAGCAGTCCCAGTCCTCTGGAACCAcctccagcacctcctccagctcAG GAGGGTCGTCTGGGACAAGTACCAGTGGTAGAGCGAGGTCAGACCCCACCCATCACCACCTACACAGTGGAGGGCACTTTGGGGCAGTAATGCCAGCCATCGACGGTGACACCCTCTGTCCACAG GCAAGAAAGCCTTACCCTCCCCCATTGGTGTGGGGAGGTGGGGTCGGACCAGAGCCGGTGACCGGAGAGACCCACCCAGTCCAGGAGACCACCTTCCACGTCCCCCCTCAGCACCCCAAGGCCCTGCACCCCCACTCCCACCCCCATCATCACCACGGGCAGGTGATGGCCACACGGCCCCGCCCGCGGCACTACACCTCCCCCACACACAGCTCCTCCACACAAGACTCCATGGAGGTGGTGCATGGCCATCTGTCCATGacctccctgtcttcctctgcctcctcttcctccacatcTTCCTCTTCCACTGGGAATCACGGCAACCAGGCCTACCAGCTCCGCCACCTGCCTTTTGGGCATCATGGCGGGCTGAGCATGGGGATGGGCGCCTTCTCGAACCCCCGGCAGGAGACAGGCATGGCTGCCCACCCCGCTTACCCCATGGGCACAAACACGGGGCCGGCTCACTACCTACCGGAGGGCCACCTGGGCTTGAGGCAGGGCATGGACCGGGAGGAGTCTCCCATGACTGGAGTGTGTGTGCAGCAGAGTTCCATGGCCAGCTCGTGA